In one window of Candidatus Sulfuricurvum sp. RIFRC-1 DNA:
- the leuB gene encoding 3-isopropylmalate dehydrogenase, whose amino-acid sequence MKSYNIALIKGDGIGPEIVDEAVKVLDAVAACENLEFNYQEALMGGCAYDVTGDPLPQETIDISLASDAVLFGAIGGTKWDTLPREKRPESGLLRFRKELGVFANLRPANVYDELVNASSLKPEIVKGVDLMVVRELIGGIYFGEPKGRDENRGWNTMVYTRDEVIRIAHVAFKIAMERSKKVCSVDKANVLDVSQLWREVVEEVAKEYPEVELSHMYVDNAAMQLIRDPKQFDVILTGNIFGDILSDEASMLSGSIGLLPSASVGAAIGVYEPIHGSAPDIAGQGIANPIATIASASMMLRFALNEHKAADRIDYGIKQALTEGYRTKDIAGFDAKEICSTSEMGSIIANFAAKCKL is encoded by the coding sequence ATGAAAAGTTACAACATTGCACTGATCAAAGGGGATGGAATCGGTCCTGAAATCGTTGATGAAGCGGTAAAAGTTCTGGACGCGGTTGCTGCATGTGAAAACCTGGAGTTCAACTACCAAGAAGCTCTTATGGGCGGATGCGCTTACGACGTTACGGGTGATCCGTTGCCTCAAGAGACGATTGATATCTCTTTAGCAAGCGACGCGGTACTTTTCGGCGCTATCGGTGGAACCAAATGGGATACCCTCCCGAGAGAAAAACGTCCTGAGAGCGGTTTGCTCCGTTTCCGTAAAGAGTTGGGTGTATTTGCCAACCTCCGTCCGGCCAATGTCTATGATGAACTCGTTAATGCCAGCTCGCTCAAACCTGAAATCGTTAAAGGTGTTGATTTGATGGTTGTCCGCGAACTGATCGGCGGCATCTATTTCGGTGAGCCAAAAGGGCGTGATGAAAACCGTGGATGGAATACGATGGTTTATACCCGCGATGAAGTCATCCGCATCGCTCACGTGGCCTTTAAAATCGCGATGGAACGTTCTAAAAAAGTGTGTTCGGTTGATAAGGCAAATGTACTTGACGTAAGCCAGTTGTGGCGTGAAGTGGTCGAAGAAGTAGCGAAAGAATACCCTGAGGTAGAACTCAGCCACATGTATGTCGATAATGCGGCGATGCAGTTGATTCGAGATCCGAAACAATTCGACGTAATTTTGACCGGAAATATCTTCGGAGATATTCTAAGTGACGAGGCTAGTATGCTCTCAGGTTCGATCGGGCTTCTCCCATCGGCGTCTGTCGGTGCAGCTATCGGGGTGTATGAGCCGATTCACGGTTCGGCTCCCGATATCGCAGGGCAGGGGATTGCAAACCCTATCGCAACCATCGCGAGTGCTTCAATGATGCTCCGTTTCGCCCTTAACGAGCACAAAGCGGCAGATCGTATCGATTACGGTATCAAACAAGCACTTACTGAAGGCTACCGTACCAAAGATATTGCGGGATTCGATGCTAAAGAGATATGTTCAACCAGCGAAATGGGTTCCATCATCGCAAATTTTGCAGCCAAATGCAAACTCTAA
- a CDS encoding 3-isopropylmalate dehydratase small subunit yields MQKIEGKVWNFGKDIDTDLIIAARYLNTSDPKELAKHVMEDADPTFVSKMIPGDIIVADENFGCGSSREHAPIALKAAGVAAVIAPTFARIFYRNAFNMGLPIFELTESLEIKEGESVSIDMDAGTITNTTNGKVYNFIPIPPFMQELLSAGGLMNYANAEIAAQEK; encoded by the coding sequence ATGCAAAAGATTGAAGGGAAAGTTTGGAATTTCGGTAAAGATATCGATACCGACCTCATTATTGCCGCACGTTATCTGAATACTTCAGACCCAAAAGAACTCGCAAAACATGTCATGGAAGATGCTGACCCAACATTTGTGAGCAAAATGATCCCCGGTGACATTATCGTTGCCGATGAGAATTTCGGATGCGGTTCTTCACGCGAACATGCACCGATCGCCCTCAAAGCAGCCGGTGTAGCTGCGGTTATCGCTCCAACTTTTGCCCGTATTTTTTATCGCAACGCGTTCAATATGGGACTCCCGATTTTTGAACTTACAGAAAGTTTAGAAATCAAAGAGGGTGAATCGGTCAGTATCGATATGGATGCAGGAACAATCACCAATACAACCAATGGAAAAGTATACAACTTTATCCCGATTCCGCCATTTATGCAAGAATTACTAAGTGCCGGCGGATTAATGAATTACGCAAATGCCGAAATAGCAGCTCAGGAGAAATAA
- a CDS encoding transposase, which translates to MARRPRLDMAGYHHVVNRGVARSNIFTSSADKDKFLQILCKACKLYDVIVHDYCLMDNHYHLLLETKQENLSLMMRQLNSYYAIYFNKKENRVGHLWQGRFRSWYVLNEDYLYLLFRYIESNPIKANLSNKIGEYPYTLSAALFGNSEIVSCAKGSILIHDFSPQTLIEFLETELSEEESNALNEEQKRKISVENEDIKIARSKTLYEHFNDVTSKQERNNAIISAFKDGHTQGSIAKHLNLSTGLICGIIKSED; encoded by the coding sequence ATGGCACGGCGTCCACGGCTCGATATGGCAGGTTATCATCATGTAGTCAATCGCGGAGTTGCACGTTCAAATATTTTTACATCCTCTGCGGACAAAGATAAATTTCTACAGATACTCTGCAAAGCGTGCAAGCTGTACGATGTTATCGTCCATGATTATTGCCTTATGGATAACCATTACCACCTGCTTCTCGAAACCAAACAAGAAAATCTCTCACTGATGATGCGACAGCTCAATAGTTATTATGCTATCTACTTCAATAAAAAAGAGAATCGTGTCGGTCATCTGTGGCAAGGGCGGTTCCGATCATGGTATGTACTGAATGAAGACTACTTATATCTCCTATTCCGCTACATAGAAAGCAATCCCATAAAAGCCAATCTCTCCAATAAAATAGGCGAATATCCTTATACGCTCTCAGCGGCACTTTTTGGAAACAGTGAGATAGTTTCCTGTGCTAAAGGATCGATTTTGATACATGATTTTTCTCCCCAAACACTCATAGAGTTTTTAGAAACAGAGTTGAGTGAAGAAGAATCGAATGCACTGAATGAGGAGCAAAAGCGCAAAATTAGTGTTGAAAATGAAGATATTAAAATAGCACGTTCAAAAACTCTATATGAACATTTTAACGATGTTACATCGAAACAAGAACGTAATAATGCAATTATAAGCGCATTTAAAGATGGACATACTCAAGGCAGTATTGCAAAGCATTTAAATCTCTCTACAGGGTTAATTTGTGGGATCATTAAAAGTGAAGATTGA
- the flgG gene encoding flagellar basal-body rod protein FlgG, producing MMQSLYTSSTGMMAMQTQIDTTANNIANVNTMGYKKSRAEFADLMYKVMTYAGTSTSDTTKSPTGIEVGLGVRPTAINKIFTEGSLKQTDNTLDTAITGKGFFKLELPNGTEVYTRNGSFKVDENGTLVNSDGYKLVPEVVVPEDSIDISIGTDGIVSVTQSGQAQATQVGQISLTNFINPAGLHAMGDNLFVETDSSGQPVEGTPGVDGLGNIRQGFVELSNVQLVVELTDLITGQRAYDANSKVITTSDEMLATTNGLKR from the coding sequence CGAATAATATTGCCAACGTTAATACGATGGGATATAAAAAGTCACGTGCTGAATTCGCCGATTTGATGTACAAAGTTATGACCTATGCGGGAACATCTACCAGCGATACAACCAAATCTCCTACCGGGATCGAAGTGGGGCTTGGGGTACGACCAACCGCTATCAATAAAATCTTTACCGAGGGGAGTCTCAAACAAACGGACAATACCCTCGATACTGCCATTACCGGCAAAGGTTTTTTTAAACTCGAACTCCCAAACGGAACCGAAGTCTATACCCGCAACGGTTCATTTAAAGTCGATGAAAACGGTACGCTCGTAAACTCGGACGGATACAAACTCGTCCCTGAAGTGGTGGTTCCCGAAGATTCTATCGATATCAGTATCGGAACGGACGGTATTGTCAGTGTTACCCAATCAGGACAAGCGCAAGCAACTCAAGTTGGACAAATTTCATTGACCAACTTTATCAATCCGGCCGGTTTGCATGCGATGGGAGATAATCTTTTTGTGGAAACGGACAGTTCAGGTCAACCGGTTGAAGGTACTCCGGGCGTAGACGGCTTAGGAAATATTCGACAAGGATTTGTGGAACTTTCAAACGTTCAGCTCGTCGTTGAATTGACCGATCTTATCACCGGACAGCGTGCCTACGATGCAAATTCCAAAGTTATTACCACCAGTGATGAAATGCTCGCAACAACCAACGGATTGAAACGTTAA